A genomic region of Candidatus Cybelea sp. contains the following coding sequences:
- a CDS encoding alkaline phosphatase family protein, whose product MPAGIGRVKGLTPIQHVIIVVQENRSFDNLFATFPGADGTTTGQVAEVPVSKQGPKCPIYQAGTVPLAKGNLAVGDDFGHRYSDFQVDYDNGKMDGFDIDPIPAGGGQLACLHPYQYVDPLQIGPYWQMAQRYVLADHMYQTQASGSFTAHQDLIAGGTAIDSSDSVIDDPTGFPWGCDSPPGTTVPLITTAGKYILKGPFPCFTQYQTMRDLLDRAHIPWRFYTQKVSGDSAGIWNGFDAISAVRHSKEWGNKVTTSDLQFFKDMKAGFLPAVCWITPNAVNSDHPQELQGNKDVDFGPSWVASIVNTVGQSRFWKSSAIVVLWDDWGGFYDHEPPVFFDDQGGLGFRVPMMIVSPYARERSPRRPGYVSHTQYETASILKFVEENWNLNPMQLPDGRATSIGDSFNFAQKPRKFSVITSKKSLNFFLHQEQSGKPPDTE is encoded by the coding sequence GTGCCGGCGGGTATAGGACGAGTCAAAGGCCTGACGCCGATCCAGCACGTGATCATCGTCGTTCAAGAGAATCGCAGCTTCGATAATCTCTTTGCGACCTTCCCGGGCGCCGATGGAACGACGACCGGCCAAGTCGCGGAGGTTCCGGTTTCGAAGCAGGGCCCAAAGTGTCCGATCTATCAAGCCGGGACCGTTCCGCTCGCCAAGGGGAACCTCGCGGTCGGCGATGACTTCGGGCATCGATATTCGGACTTTCAGGTCGATTACGACAACGGGAAGATGGATGGCTTCGATATCGATCCGATTCCCGCGGGCGGCGGTCAGCTCGCGTGTCTGCATCCGTATCAGTATGTCGATCCGCTGCAGATCGGGCCGTACTGGCAGATGGCCCAGCGGTACGTACTCGCCGACCACATGTACCAGACGCAAGCCAGTGGGAGTTTTACCGCGCATCAGGATTTGATCGCCGGCGGAACGGCGATCGACTCGAGCGACAGCGTCATCGACGACCCAACAGGCTTTCCGTGGGGCTGCGACTCGCCCCCAGGCACGACGGTGCCGCTGATCACGACGGCGGGCAAATACATTTTAAAAGGACCGTTTCCGTGCTTCACGCAGTATCAGACGATGCGCGATCTCCTCGACCGCGCCCACATCCCCTGGAGGTTCTACACACAGAAGGTTAGCGGCGACAGCGCCGGCATTTGGAACGGCTTCGATGCGATCTCTGCGGTGCGCCACAGCAAGGAATGGGGAAACAAGGTTACGACTAGCGATCTGCAGTTCTTCAAGGACATGAAAGCCGGCTTTCTGCCGGCGGTCTGCTGGATTACGCCCAACGCCGTCAACTCCGACCACCCGCAAGAACTTCAAGGAAATAAAGACGTCGATTTCGGGCCGTCCTGGGTTGCCTCGATCGTCAATACGGTCGGCCAGAGCCGCTTCTGGAAGAGCAGCGCGATCGTCGTTCTTTGGGACGACTGGGGCGGCTTTTACGATCACGAGCCGCCGGTCTTTTTCGACGATCAGGGTGGGCTGGGTTTTCGCGTGCCCATGATGATCGTCTCGCCGTACGCGCGCGAGAGGTCGCCCAGACGGCCGGGCTATGTTTCTCACACGCAGTACGAGACGGCCAGCATCCTCAAGTTCGTCGAGGAGAACTGGAATCTAAACCCAATGCAGCTGCCGGATGGGCGGGCGACGAGCATCGGCGACTCGTTCAACTTTGCACAGAAACCCCGGAAGTTCAGCGTGATAACCTCGAAGAAATCGCTGAACTTTTTTCTGCATCAGGAACAGTCGGGCAAGCCACCCGATACGGAGTAG
- a CDS encoding DUF4242 domain-containing protein — translation MPRYLVERTFSEGLHVPTNPDGAEACLTVVGRNAESGVTWLHSYVSADKTKTFCIYDGPNEAAIRESATKNGIPVDSVTQVSVLDPYFYQD, via the coding sequence ATGCCTAGATATTTGGTCGAGCGAACCTTTTCCGAGGGTCTGCACGTTCCGACGAATCCCGACGGGGCGGAAGCCTGCCTGACGGTCGTCGGCCGCAACGCCGAGAGCGGCGTTACCTGGCTGCATTCCTACGTCTCGGCCGATAAGACGAAGACCTTTTGCATCTACGACGGGCCCAACGAGGCGGCGATTCGCGAGTCGGCGACGAAAAATGGCATCCCGGTCGATAGCGTGACGCAGGTTTCGGTTCTCGACCCTTATTTTTATCAAGATTAA
- a CDS encoding alkaline phosphatase family protein: MRRLSFLSIAALITATAGCSSGTQSSLPYMQSSAAMKALGGTGAGKIKHIVYIVQENRSFDDLFQGYPGADTVSSGKNSKGQTIKLQPVPLSHQYDIDHSAQAMFSACDAPPGDLPGTHCRMDSFDKEFASGGPPNPEYVYVPHSDSKPYFDMAHEGVLADRMFQSQLDESFVAHQYVIAAQAAWSVNLPNGEWGCEGGKSDEVEIISPDRTINPNNVQSPCYDYQTLGDELDKAGLTWRFYAATYGTVSDGAEWSSYQAINHIYHGPDWKKDVVSPNWQFLKDVKAGTLENFTWVTPVCAESDHVNCPDGYGPSWVSALVNAVGRSKFWDSTAIFIQWDDWGGLYDHVAPQHLDRDSLGFRVPLVILSPYAIENKVSHVPYETASVLRFAEDLWGLPQMAPADRRANSPAKDCFDFTQSPQKFIRIKAPLPPKFFEKRFPSDYWAPDYE; encoded by the coding sequence ATGAGGAGACTCTCTTTTCTGAGCATCGCGGCGCTGATAACAGCGACCGCGGGCTGTTCATCCGGTACGCAATCATCCCTACCCTACATGCAGAGTTCCGCGGCGATGAAGGCGCTCGGCGGAACGGGCGCGGGCAAGATCAAGCACATCGTCTATATCGTTCAAGAGAACCGCAGCTTCGACGATTTGTTTCAAGGCTATCCGGGTGCGGATACGGTTTCCAGCGGAAAGAACTCGAAAGGCCAAACGATCAAGCTGCAGCCGGTTCCGCTATCGCACCAGTACGACATCGATCACTCGGCGCAGGCGATGTTTTCGGCGTGCGACGCGCCCCCGGGCGATCTGCCTGGGACGCACTGCCGCATGGACAGCTTCGATAAGGAATTCGCCAGCGGAGGCCCTCCGAATCCCGAGTACGTCTACGTGCCGCATAGCGACAGCAAGCCGTACTTCGACATGGCGCACGAAGGTGTGCTGGCCGACCGAATGTTCCAATCGCAGCTCGACGAGAGCTTCGTCGCGCATCAATACGTCATCGCGGCGCAGGCGGCGTGGAGCGTCAACCTGCCGAACGGCGAATGGGGCTGCGAGGGCGGAAAATCCGACGAAGTGGAGATCATCAGCCCCGACCGGACGATCAACCCGAACAACGTGCAGTCTCCGTGCTACGACTATCAGACCCTCGGCGACGAACTCGACAAGGCCGGGCTGACGTGGCGGTTCTACGCGGCCACATACGGCACCGTCAGTGACGGCGCCGAGTGGTCGAGCTATCAAGCGATCAACCACATCTATCACGGCCCCGACTGGAAGAAAGACGTCGTCTCACCGAACTGGCAGTTTCTCAAGGACGTGAAGGCCGGAACGCTTGAGAACTTTACGTGGGTTACGCCGGTCTGCGCCGAGTCCGATCACGTGAACTGTCCGGACGGCTATGGACCCTCGTGGGTGTCGGCGCTCGTCAATGCCGTCGGCCGCAGCAAGTTCTGGGACTCGACCGCGATCTTCATCCAGTGGGACGACTGGGGCGGCCTCTACGATCACGTCGCACCCCAGCACCTCGATCGCGATAGCCTCGGGTTCCGCGTGCCGCTGGTCATCCTCTCACCCTATGCGATCGAGAATAAGGTTTCGCACGTTCCGTACGAAACCGCGAGCGTGCTGCGTTTCGCCGAAGATCTCTGGGGCTTACCGCAGATGGCGCCCGCGGACCGCCGCGCAAACTCGCCGGCCAAAGACTGCTTCGACTTCACGCAAAGCCCGCAGAAATTCATTCGCATCAAGGCGCCGCTGCCGCCGAAATTCTTTGAAAAGCGCTTTCCTTCGGACTACTGGGCGCCGGACTACGAATAA
- a CDS encoding alkaline phosphatase family protein — protein sequence MGRRSAQERASSTVPTRCLGAATRLRERRSESSSKNGKVLDPPHRNLPFPCFTYDTLQTRLDPSNISWKYYAPAPKRVAGGWNAFSAIQAVAENPGEWKAHISSPETNVLKDVANGTLPAMSWVIPSIENSDIPGDPHAGGPAWVASVVNAIGQSQYWDSTAIVIVWDQWAGFYDPIPPPNRDNQGGPGLRVPMLVVSPYTPQGYVSHTVYGFGSIVRFVEETFGLKPLGTTDVTSNSMESMFDFKQSPRPFQQIPSR from the coding sequence GTGGGACGGAGATCAGCTCAAGAGCGAGCGTCATCGACAGTCCCGACGAGGTGCCTTGGGGCTGCGACGCGCCTCCGGGAACGCAGATCGGAATCATCCTCAAAAAATGGAAAAGTTCTCGATCCGCCCCACCGGAATCTGCCGTTTCCGTGCTTCACATACGATACGCTGCAGACGCGCTTGGACCCAAGCAACATCTCCTGGAAGTACTATGCGCCGGCGCCAAAAAGGGTCGCTGGTGGTTGGAACGCGTTCTCCGCGATCCAGGCGGTTGCCGAGAATCCAGGCGAGTGGAAGGCGCACATTTCGTCCCCTGAGACCAACGTGCTGAAGGATGTCGCGAATGGCACGCTGCCGGCGATGTCGTGGGTGATCCCCTCGATCGAGAACTCCGACATCCCGGGCGATCCGCATGCCGGCGGCCCGGCATGGGTTGCCTCCGTCGTCAACGCGATCGGCCAGAGCCAGTATTGGGACTCGACCGCGATCGTGATCGTTTGGGATCAGTGGGCTGGTTTCTACGATCCTATTCCACCGCCGAATCGCGATAACCAAGGCGGCCCGGGACTCCGCGTGCCGATGCTGGTGGTTTCGCCCTACACGCCGCAGGGTTACGTTTCGCACACCGTCTACGGCTTCGGCAGCATCGTGCGTTTCGTCGAGGAGACGTTCGGCCTCAAGCCGCTCGGGACGACCGACGTGACGTCGAACAGCATGGAGAGTATGTTCGACTTCAAACAGTCGCCGCGGCCGTTCCAGCAGATTCCGTCGAGATAG
- a CDS encoding nuclear transport factor 2 family protein translates to MNVELRPGGARERSGFYRRVETGGMKHRETIIEKAYSAFNERDIDAALALMAQDVRWPKASEGGTVIGKEEIRAYWTRQWAEFDPHVEPLAMTEEDGGKIRVRVHQLVKGLEGDVLSDSQVFHVFTMSGDRIAAMELGDEAAPTGFTSSLPPRRAVRRNFP, encoded by the coding sequence TTGAACGTCGAGCTTCGACCCGGCGGCGCCCGTGAACGGAGTGGTTTTTATCGTCGCGTCGAAACCGGTGGGATGAAACACCGGGAGACTATAATCGAAAAGGCGTATTCGGCATTCAACGAGCGCGACATCGACGCTGCATTAGCGCTGATGGCGCAAGACGTACGCTGGCCCAAAGCCTCGGAGGGCGGCACGGTCATCGGAAAAGAAGAGATCCGTGCGTATTGGACTCGACAATGGGCTGAGTTTGATCCCCATGTCGAACCGCTGGCGATGACCGAGGAAGATGGAGGCAAGATCCGCGTCCGAGTGCACCAACTCGTAAAGGGCCTTGAAGGGGACGTTCTTTCGGACAGCCAGGTTTTCCACGTCTTTACCATGAGCGGCGATCGTATCGCCGCCATGGAGCTCGGAGATGAGGCCGCTCCAACCGGCTTTACTTCTTCACTGCCACCACGCCGAGCGGTTCGTCGAAACTTCCCGTAA
- a CDS encoding choice-of-anchor tandem repeat GloVer-containing protein: MSATILAACGGSGGMLNPTTSNAAAQSAPHRASSSGYQQLYAFKGDPDGASPLAGLVAIKGKLYGTTLNGSKNYCGGSCNNGCYLGCGTVFSVNGGKEHVVYNFRGNLNSAEDGSWPFAPVTNVKGVMYGVASSNGANSAGMVFRVTRGGKETNLYSFKGGADAQGPEGGLIFDAGKLYGTSVYGGGTGCGGAGCGTVFEISTTGAEHVIYSFKGGTDGERDYSNVIAFHGKLYGTTLFGGSGCGSQGCGTVYELKKSGKKKILHTFGGASDGAYPNGLIAVKGVLYGTTEGGGSKNSGVIFSITKGGSEKTLYTFTDIPDGNQPTADLLYYNGELYGTTNGGGTNGDGTVFEAPTSGGSETVLYSFAGGSDGSGPQASVVELGGELYGTTYLGGGTGCSGSGCGTIFEVTP, translated from the coding sequence TTGTCCGCGACAATTCTTGCCGCATGCGGCGGCTCGGGCGGGATGTTGAATCCGACCACGAGCAACGCCGCGGCGCAGTCGGCGCCGCATCGCGCGTCGTCGTCGGGCTATCAGCAACTCTACGCATTTAAGGGAGACCCCGACGGCGCTAGTCCGCTTGCTGGACTGGTTGCCATCAAGGGCAAGTTGTACGGCACCACGCTCAACGGTTCGAAAAACTATTGCGGCGGAAGCTGCAACAACGGCTGCTATCTCGGCTGCGGCACCGTCTTCTCCGTAAACGGTGGGAAAGAGCATGTAGTCTATAATTTCCGCGGCAATCTCAATAGCGCGGAGGACGGATCGTGGCCGTTTGCGCCGGTGACAAACGTGAAAGGCGTTATGTACGGCGTGGCGTCAAGCAACGGTGCGAACTCAGCCGGCATGGTCTTTCGTGTCACGCGAGGCGGCAAAGAAACGAATCTCTATAGCTTTAAGGGCGGTGCGGACGCGCAAGGCCCGGAGGGTGGTTTGATCTTCGACGCCGGGAAGCTGTACGGCACCAGCGTGTACGGCGGCGGCACTGGCTGCGGCGGCGCGGGCTGTGGAACGGTCTTCGAAATTTCCACGACCGGCGCTGAGCACGTAATCTATAGTTTCAAGGGCGGTACGGATGGCGAGCGTGACTACTCAAACGTCATCGCGTTCCACGGCAAGCTGTACGGCACGACGCTCTTCGGCGGCTCGGGTTGCGGCTCGCAGGGCTGCGGTACCGTATATGAACTCAAGAAAAGCGGCAAGAAAAAGATCCTTCATACCTTTGGCGGCGCTTCCGATGGGGCGTATCCGAACGGCCTCATCGCGGTAAAGGGCGTTCTGTACGGTACGACGGAAGGCGGCGGTTCGAAGAACTCGGGCGTGATCTTCTCGATCACAAAAGGTGGTTCAGAGAAAACGCTCTATACGTTTACCGATATCCCCGACGGGAATCAGCCGACCGCGGATTTGCTTTATTATAACGGCGAACTCTACGGAACAACTAACGGAGGGGGAACGAACGGCGACGGAACCGTCTTCGAAGCACCAACCTCCGGAGGAAGCGAAACGGTCCTCTACAGTTTCGCCGGCGGTAGCGACGGGAGCGGCCCGCAGGCATCGGTTGTCGAGCTCGGTGGCGAGTTGTACGGCACGACGTATCTGGGTGGTGGAACCGGCTGCAGCGGCAGTGGCTGCGGTACGATTTTCGAAGTCACTCCGTAG
- a CDS encoding AraC family transcriptional regulator — protein sequence MATRLEPGTFIGESTSKRFADAILSDVVHWEGRSLPEHSHEWPYISLLLSGMYHESVSGKQVVFAPFTAVFHDRDLVHSDTIGEGGARFFLLEFGPEWRATIERFGNVPGHVHELNGEGASWPMLRLYHAFISGELSDELVEEALFEICGYLPNAGAVAQTEPQWLTAVEAWLRRNFREAYSLQRLARDVHVHPSHLARTFMRFRGRTIGESLSRLRVQEACRQLADLGHSLEEIATSVGFSDQSHMTRVIRHLSGNTPAALRKSLR from the coding sequence GTGGCCACGCGGCTGGAACCGGGTACGTTCATCGGCGAGTCGACCTCGAAGCGCTTCGCAGACGCTATTCTGAGCGACGTCGTGCACTGGGAAGGGCGCTCGTTACCCGAGCATTCCCACGAGTGGCCGTATATCAGCCTTCTTCTTAGCGGGATGTACCACGAAAGCGTAAGCGGCAAGCAGGTCGTCTTCGCGCCTTTTACCGCGGTCTTTCACGACCGCGATCTGGTTCACAGCGACACGATCGGCGAAGGCGGCGCGCGCTTCTTCCTGCTCGAGTTCGGCCCCGAGTGGCGCGCCACGATCGAGCGCTTCGGCAACGTTCCGGGCCACGTGCACGAGCTCAACGGTGAGGGCGCCTCTTGGCCGATGCTGCGCCTGTACCACGCTTTCATCTCGGGCGAGCTCTCCGATGAATTGGTCGAAGAGGCCCTCTTCGAGATTTGCGGTTACCTGCCCAATGCCGGTGCCGTTGCGCAAACCGAGCCGCAATGGCTTACGGCGGTCGAAGCGTGGCTGCGCCGTAACTTTCGCGAAGCCTACAGCCTGCAGCGGCTGGCGCGTGACGTCCACGTTCACCCCTCGCACCTGGCGCGAACCTTCATGCGATTTCGGGGCCGAACGATCGGCGAGTCTCTCAGCCGCCTGCGCGTGCAAGAGGCGTGCCGTCAACTCGCCGATCTCGGGCACTCACTCGAGGAGATCGCGACCTCCGTTGGCTTTTCCGATCAGAGCCATATGACGCGCGTCATTCGGCACCTCTCGGGGAATACGCCGGCCGCGCTGCGCAAGTCGCTGCGCTAG
- a CDS encoding alpha/beta hydrolase — MKRGRFLATSAAAVGAAAASYSVASAQTEVAATTSGAGKPSIVFCHGLWADGSCFTKVMGPLQAQGYDCIAAQYPLSTPENDVTFAKWAMDVVKGPIVLVGHSYGGSVITAAGTGPRVKALVYINALAPDTAAGETSQSIQQKFPTTDVLKHVKVVDGRIWLTKEGLQYFCGDLSATEQQLVWATQGAPAANIFAHDAPGVAWKTKPSWYIVGKNDHTVNPDLERFLAKRMKAKTTELDSSHVPMLSQPDRVVEVILSAAKSV; from the coding sequence ATGAAGCGCGGTCGATTCCTGGCGACGAGCGCGGCAGCGGTCGGTGCCGCCGCGGCGAGCTACTCCGTTGCATCGGCGCAAACGGAAGTGGCTGCGACGACGAGCGGCGCGGGCAAGCCGAGCATAGTTTTCTGTCATGGTCTTTGGGCCGATGGGTCGTGCTTCACCAAAGTGATGGGGCCGCTGCAAGCGCAAGGCTACGATTGCATTGCTGCCCAGTATCCGCTCAGCACACCCGAAAACGACGTCACTTTTGCCAAGTGGGCGATGGACGTGGTGAAGGGTCCTATCGTGCTTGTTGGACATTCATATGGCGGCTCGGTGATCACGGCCGCCGGAACCGGTCCGCGTGTGAAAGCCCTCGTTTATATCAACGCGCTTGCGCCCGATACTGCTGCCGGCGAGACATCGCAGAGCATACAGCAGAAGTTCCCCACTACCGACGTGCTCAAGCACGTCAAAGTCGTCGATGGACGTATCTGGCTGACCAAAGAAGGCCTACAGTATTTTTGCGGCGATCTCTCGGCGACCGAGCAGCAGCTCGTGTGGGCGACGCAGGGCGCACCGGCTGCCAACATCTTCGCGCACGATGCGCCGGGCGTTGCGTGGAAGACCAAACCGAGTTGGTACATTGTCGGAAAGAACGATCACACCGTCAACCCGGATCTTGAGCGTTTTCTTGCGAAGCGCATGAAAGCCAAGACGACCGAACTCGATTCGAGTCACGTCCCGATGCTCTCGCAACCAGACCGCGTGGTCGAAGTAATTCTCAGCGCTGCGAAGTCCGTGTAG
- a CDS encoding alkaline phosphatase family protein: MIGFRIALFPAVLALALSGCASSSMPYMNGNATLAHLNSTGAGKITHIVYIVQENRSFDNLFYGYPGADTATYGYTSDQRKVKLKPVGLEAFYVIDHSAAAMFAACDAPPGDLPGTHCRMDGFNKEGNEDGPPGVRYPEYVYVPHKESAPYFDMAHEGVLADRMFQSQLDESFVAHQYIIAAQAKWSVDLPYGLWGCEEKGVTVSTITTLRTYGPAESACFDYQTLGDELDNAHLSWRFYASRYGSASSGDGGTWSSYQAVNHIYNGPDWKKDVISPNWKFITDVKAGKLANFTWITPVCDDSDHVNCYGGYGPSWVAALVNTVGRSKFWKSTAIFIQWDDWGGLYDHVAPAYLGRDSLGFRVPLIVMSPYAIAGTVSHTHYETASVLRFAEDLWGLAQLAPADRRANSPADAFNFNQTPQKFVKIAAPLPPKFFMRQFPSDYFAPDYE, from the coding sequence GTGATCGGTTTTCGGATTGCATTGTTTCCCGCGGTGCTGGCGTTGGCACTCTCGGGTTGCGCGTCTTCTTCCATGCCTTATATGAACGGCAACGCGACCCTGGCCCATCTCAACTCGACGGGCGCGGGCAAGATCACCCACATCGTCTACATCGTTCAAGAGAACCGCAGCTTCGACAATCTGTTCTACGGTTATCCGGGCGCGGACACCGCGACCTACGGATACACCTCGGACCAGCGGAAGGTGAAGCTGAAGCCGGTCGGCCTCGAGGCGTTCTACGTGATCGATCACTCGGCCGCGGCGATGTTCGCCGCGTGCGACGCTCCGCCGGGCGACCTGCCCGGAACGCACTGCCGCATGGACGGTTTCAACAAAGAGGGGAACGAAGACGGGCCGCCCGGCGTGCGATATCCCGAGTACGTGTACGTCCCGCACAAAGAGTCTGCGCCCTATTTCGACATGGCGCACGAGGGCGTGCTGGCGGATCGAATGTTCCAGTCGCAGCTCGACGAAAGCTTCGTCGCGCACCAATATATCATCGCGGCGCAGGCCAAGTGGTCCGTCGATCTGCCCTACGGGCTGTGGGGATGCGAGGAGAAGGGAGTGACGGTGTCGACGATCACCACGCTGCGGACCTATGGACCGGCCGAGAGCGCGTGCTTCGACTATCAGACCCTGGGCGACGAGCTCGATAATGCGCACCTGTCGTGGCGCTTTTACGCAAGCCGCTATGGCAGCGCCTCGAGCGGCGACGGTGGAACGTGGTCGAGCTACCAGGCCGTCAACCACATTTACAATGGCCCAGACTGGAAGAAAGACGTCATCTCGCCGAATTGGAAATTCATCACCGATGTCAAGGCCGGGAAGCTGGCGAATTTCACCTGGATCACGCCGGTCTGCGATGACTCCGACCACGTCAACTGCTACGGCGGCTACGGTCCGTCGTGGGTCGCGGCTCTGGTTAATACGGTCGGCCGGAGCAAGTTCTGGAAGTCGACCGCGATCTTCATTCAGTGGGACGATTGGGGCGGTCTCTACGATCACGTCGCGCCGGCCTATCTCGGTCGCGACAGCCTCGGCTTCCGCGTTCCGCTGATCGTCATGTCACCGTACGCAATCGCGGGCACCGTTTCGCATACGCACTACGAAACGGCGAGCGTGCTGCGCTTCGCCGAGGATCTCTGGGGGCTCGCGCAACTGGCTCCGGCGGACCGCCGCGCAAACTCGCCGGCGGATGCCTTCAACTTCAATCAGACCCCGCAGAAGTTCGTCAAGATCGCCGCACCCCTACCGCCGAAATTCTTCATGCGCCAGTTCCCCAGCGACTACTTTGCGCCGGACTACGAATAA
- a CDS encoding CPBP family intramembrane glutamic endopeptidase, whose translation MVAAIAVTSAMDATGLSAFSSLPLLPLLAIFCYLQRFSAREIGFTWGRAKALRSYALAITYPLVVMGAIAAIAALAGALNPAGAPHVKHSWWFNLLLVGGTTIPAALLTEEGFFRGWLWASLRRTGQGKVAIVILTSLAFALWHWSSVMLPTGFNPPLAQVPVFMLNAVLLGATWGMLRLLSGSLVVASVSHGVWNGLAYVLFGFGDRAGVLGISNTALYGPEVGILGLLLNLVLTAVLWRVCASTGAFDEDGAAH comes from the coding sequence GTGGTCGCAGCTATCGCCGTCACCTCGGCCATGGACGCCACCGGCCTATCGGCGTTCAGTTCGTTACCGCTGCTTCCGCTGCTCGCGATCTTCTGCTACCTTCAGCGATTCTCAGCAAGAGAGATCGGCTTTACTTGGGGTAGAGCGAAAGCGCTGCGATCCTACGCCCTGGCGATCACGTACCCGCTGGTCGTGATGGGAGCGATCGCCGCCATTGCCGCGCTCGCCGGTGCGCTGAATCCCGCCGGCGCGCCGCATGTTAAACACAGCTGGTGGTTCAATCTTCTCCTTGTCGGCGGCACAACGATCCCGGCAGCGCTGCTCACCGAGGAGGGCTTCTTCCGTGGCTGGCTTTGGGCATCGCTGCGGCGGACGGGCCAAGGGAAGGTCGCGATAGTGATCCTGACCAGCCTGGCCTTCGCGCTTTGGCACTGGTCGTCGGTGATGCTGCCGACGGGTTTCAATCCGCCGCTCGCTCAAGTCCCGGTCTTCATGCTCAACGCCGTCCTGCTCGGCGCAACCTGGGGCATGCTGCGCCTCCTTTCCGGCTCCCTCGTTGTTGCCAGCGTCAGCCACGGCGTTTGGAACGGTCTGGCTTACGTGCTCTTTGGCTTCGGAGATCGCGCCGGCGTGCTCGGCATCTCCAACACCGCGTTGTACGGGCCGGAGGTCGGGATTCTCGGGCTGCTGCTAAACCTCGTCCTCACCGCTGTATTGTGGCGCGTGTGCGCAAGCACGGGCGCGTTCGACGAAGACGGCGCAGCCCACTAG
- a CDS encoding alkaline phosphatase family protein — protein MSTSFRAGVLTSFIAGLIAIAGCSNGAAPPLPAGTSATALHHRSATGSSPIQHVVLIIQENRSFDNFFDCFKGTACVKRGMERVKQDGKYVDKPVTLAERKLVPPKGTNHDIGHCYYAFSQAWDQGSMDGFNQEPLDFCPRSWGGGTGGPPANTFPYQYVNHQEIAPYWDMAKQYALADAMFQTQGSSSFTAHQDLIRGGTAIGGAYGSSASLIDTPTGTTWGCDAPDPKERTNLITTALKWEENAGPFPCTSAFPGSGANYTTLRDLLDAHDISWKYYSPCYPQSNTPKCAGNKCTQCDGAQLNAFDVIAPVRNGPEWGTNVSMPSQTILNDVKKNRLPAVSWVIPDQNNSDHPGDTVDDGPEWVASIVNAVGKSPYWSSSAIVVVWDDWGGMYDHVAPPALSKSGSGRDDQGGLGFRVPMIVISPYVPQGIVSHTQYEFGSIIKYVEANWNLGSLNTTDQRANSIGDIFNYKQQPRSFIPIRSRLSADFFERQRPSDLPADNE, from the coding sequence ATGTCGACGTCCTTTCGAGCCGGTGTTCTCACAAGCTTTATCGCCGGCCTTATCGCGATTGCGGGGTGCAGCAATGGAGCTGCTCCGCCGTTACCAGCGGGCACCTCCGCGACGGCGTTGCACCACCGTTCGGCGACCGGCAGCTCGCCTATCCAGCACGTCGTCCTCATCATCCAGGAGAACCGCAGCTTCGACAATTTCTTCGACTGCTTTAAAGGCACTGCGTGCGTGAAGCGCGGCATGGAACGGGTAAAGCAAGACGGCAAGTACGTCGATAAACCGGTGACGCTGGCCGAGCGAAAGCTGGTTCCGCCAAAGGGGACCAATCACGATATTGGCCATTGCTACTACGCCTTTAGCCAGGCGTGGGATCAAGGCTCCATGGACGGCTTTAATCAGGAGCCGCTAGATTTTTGCCCCCGAAGTTGGGGCGGCGGCACCGGGGGGCCTCCGGCGAACACCTTCCCGTACCAATACGTGAATCATCAAGAGATAGCCCCGTATTGGGATATGGCCAAGCAGTATGCGTTGGCGGATGCGATGTTCCAGACGCAAGGCAGTTCGAGTTTCACCGCGCACCAAGATCTCATTCGCGGCGGGACCGCCATCGGCGGTGCCTACGGCTCCAGCGCCAGTTTAATCGACACGCCGACGGGAACCACGTGGGGCTGCGATGCCCCCGATCCAAAAGAAAGAACGAACTTGATTACCACCGCGCTCAAGTGGGAGGAAAACGCCGGCCCGTTCCCGTGTACGAGCGCGTTCCCTGGATCGGGTGCAAATTATACGACGCTGCGCGATCTGCTTGATGCGCACGACATCAGCTGGAAGTACTATTCCCCGTGCTACCCTCAAAGCAATACGCCAAAATGCGCGGGGAACAAATGCACCCAATGCGACGGAGCCCAGCTCAACGCTTTCGACGTGATCGCGCCGGTGCGCAACGGTCCCGAATGGGGAACGAACGTATCGATGCCGTCACAAACCATTCTCAACGACGTCAAAAAGAATCGCCTCCCCGCCGTATCGTGGGTAATTCCCGATCAGAACAACTCCGATCATCCGGGCGACACCGTCGATGACGGGCCCGAATGGGTCGCAAGCATCGTCAATGCCGTCGGCAAGAGCCCATACTGGAGCTCGTCGGCAATCGTCGTCGTATGGGACGACTGGGGCGGCATGTACGATCACGTCGCGCCGCCGGCACTCAGCAAGAGCGGCAGCGGCCGGGACGACCAGGGCGGCCTCGGGTTCCGCGTCCCAATGATTGTGATCTCGCCCTACGTCCCTCAGGGCATCGTCAGTCATACTCAGTACGAGTTCGGCAGCATCATAAAGTACGTCGAAGCGAATTGGAACCTCGGCTCGCTCAACACCACCGACCAGCGAGCTAATAGTATTGGAGACATATTCAACTACAAGCAGCAGCCGCGATCGTTTATACCGATACGGAGCCGCCTTTCCGCCGACTTTTTCGAACGTCAGCGCCCGTCGGATCTTCCCGCCGATAACGAGTAA